From the genome of Solanum dulcamara chromosome 12, daSolDulc1.2, whole genome shotgun sequence:
CATGCTTCAGCTTTAATAGACAGATATCGGACTAGAGGAGATGTTCTCAACTAATATAGATGCTCAACTAAATTCTCAGACAGTCAAGACTGTTGATAGTAAACCAAGTGAGATTACTAATTTTTTGCATATAattgaaaagagaaaataacTAAACTCCATTTCCTCCAACAAGAGAAGAATCGACATAGAGGATTCACCAAATTCCAACTAGTTAGGATTGTATCACTGAGAAATAGAAAGAGTTACTCTTATGTTACAACACTTGGATAATGCTTCGTTATTATCGGAAGATGCTGACTATATAATCTGGAAAGGACTGGGGGGATGGTATCTATAGAGTTAAGTCTTCATATAATTTGCTTAAATCCAGGTTTCAAAATGCATCATGTGGCCATGGCTGCAAATATGGAGAACTGAAGCACCATATGGAGTTAGTTGCTTTTGCTGGATTTTATGTAGCAGGCGCTATATGAGTGGAAAGGAGGAGGGTAATACTGACAATCTACTTTTGAATATATTAGTAACTGAATGGGTGATGCCATAATAAAGGACCTGTTTAGCTGCTGGTGAGGTTGCAAGGGGGcaaaatgtatcaaaaatatatGGAGAACTATCCCAGTCTGCGTTGTTTGAACAATCTGGAAGGAGAGAAGTAGAAGATGATTTGAAGACAAGGTTACATCAATGCATACTTTGAAGTATCGATCTTTAGGACTTTTGGCCCTTTGCAGCACTGATATTGTACAgggctctctctctctctctctctctctctctctctctttcgtTATTGTAATGTCCAGCACTACCTTTGTACTTGGCTTACAAATTGAAGAATATGCTGAGCTAAATTTGGCATTATGCGTTTCCTTCATCACATCATGTTCGACATCAGgcagaaatatggaaattctgaatATGAAATCACACTAGAAGCAATGAGATgttaataatatgcatatgcagCCAAATAGTCTGACCAGTGCAATTGCTGAGACACAGAACGCCTTATTGCCTGCTAACTTTAGGTGAAAGGGGATGGCAGATTTGGTAAACCTTAAAAGGGCTAACCAAATTTAGCTCAGAAAACAAAAACAATGAAAACGAGCAGGTAGTAACATCACAGacaaaataatatgatagtCAACAGATAAAGAAAAGGTCCATCGCTTGATTAGGATAAGGCTTCACAATAAACTGGAAATACATCAAAAAGTAACAAGAGCATACTAACACTAGAAGCAATGATATGTTAAGAATATGCATATGCAGCCAAATAGTCAGACAAGTGCAATTGATGAGACACAGAACGCCTTATTGCCTGCTAATTTTAGGTGAAAGGGGATGGCGGATTTGGTAAACCTTAAAAGGGCTAACCAAATTTAGCTCAGAAAACAAAAACAATGAAAACGAGCAGGTAGTAACATCACAGacaaaataatatgatagtCAACAGATAAAGACAAGGTCCATCACTTGATTAGGATAAGGCTTCACAATAAACTGGAAATACATCAAAAAGTAACAAGAGCATACTAACACTAGAAGCAATGATATGTTAAGAATATGCATATGCAGCCAAATAGTCAGACAAGTGCAATTGATGAGACACAGAACGCCTTATTGCCTGCTAATTTTAGGTGAAAGGGGATGGCGGATTTGGTAAAACCTTAAAAGGGCTAACCAAATTTAGCTCAGAAAACAAAAACAATGAAAACGAGCAGGTAGTAACATCAGacaaaataatatgatagtCAACTGATAAAGACAAGGTCCATCACTTGATTAGGATAAGGCTTCACAATAAACAGGAAATAAACATCAAAAAGTAACAAGAGCATACTAACAACTCATGTAATGCAAAAAGTTCAAAATTCAGTACATTATAGTTATCAGATAGCTCTAAACTAAGTCTACCAAATTTGATAGAACAGATTCCACTTCCACTACCTTGAAAATGCCTTACCTTCTAATCACATTCTTCGTTATTGCTTCGATAAAGCATAAAGCCAATAATCTCCAACTCTTTCCAAGACCCTACCAGAAATGACACTGTTCCCTTCGAGCAAAACAAGTGATTCCCTGTAATTCTGAACATGAAAGGAGCAAGAGAAACCTTGAATACCAAGACCCCTATTTCGTCCACTATTTGGATCATAAGAAACCAGATTATTGCTCTTATTTGAAAACAAAACTTCACCATTGTTCCTGAATCCAACTATTTCCTCCATACCTGCAACCAAATTTATACGATACAATCTACTCCAAGATTCCAAAACTCCATACTGCTTCATCACCCATACTTCACATAAAGAATCATCTATCTCCCTCTCATACTTAACAACAGCAAGTGATTCCTCAAACAACATAATCGATAAATCCGTTGGAATCACACCAACTAAAGCATCCGGCAACATAACGTCCTCAAACACCTCATCTGCTATActaaaagacataactaaaCTCCGAACTCCACCACCATTTGGAACCACATCATACGCAATCCAATGTACAGCTCCATTTACAAAAGCCTGAGACAAGAAAAACTCCACTATATAATGCTTAATCTCAACCCCCATCACTCTCCTCCAAACTCCACTATTAGTCGAATAAATTTCAATCTCAGGAGGAAGATTATACACAACACCATCATTCTTACTATATACAAGTCTAACCAACTTATAGTCACCAGTCTCAGGCAAATCAGCACCAAATCCAAGAACAGACATATAACGCCACCGAGGCTTAATCAAAGGCAAAGGTAAAGTTATAAATTTCTGAATAGAAGGGTTCCACAGAACAAAATTCCGCAACGTACCAACCAAATCATCTGACAAACACAGGATGCCATTGCAGCTGCCAACAATGCTGAAATACCCTCGTTGGAAATTGAAAGGGAAATGCAATTCCGATGTGAAATTCAATGAAAAGGGTCGATTCTTGGAGTCTTGAAACAACGAATAATGCTCTTTATGGCGAGTTGTAATGTAACGCCTAACAAGAAGGGTGTTGGAGGAATGTGGGGTTTGGGCGAGGTGAGTGGAGATGAAAGGAGAACTGGTGATGAGGGAACGCCATGATTTGCAGACGACTGTGAATCGAAGTAAAGATTTAGCGTGAAGTTTTAGAAGGATTTCTCTCACAATTTCAGGAGGAAGGTAGCAATCAGCCATTGATCAATTTTGAGGCAATATGAgagatttttggtaacttttaCTAATTTATACTCATTTTCTGTTTGACTACTACTGAAATTGTCTTGGCGGCTAtgagaaaaattaataaaatttatactatatttttatttttttatataaaaaagttGTAATTCTATAAagtcatgattttttatttaataacataatatataatatttatatttagatAAGAAATATTGATGTTTTCCCATCTCTTTTTCACTATATTAAATAGGAAATTTGTGTATCCTTAATAATACAAACTATCCATATGTATATAgcaaaacaaaatatttatagtgGTGAAGTAAATATAATAAGAAGTCATATTATGCAGTAACAATTTATTGTATTATGTTGAAAATGTTATTTTGTATTTGAATTTTCTCTATCTTTTGCCGGAGTGCTTGCTATACACATTTtgatttcttcaaaaaaaaaattgaactttatTATTGTATCTTTGttattacatttgtttattgTGATTTCTTAAACattaagtaaatattttttggaattaTGATGATaaacccttgtggtcgggcccttccccggaccctgcgcatagcgggagcctaagtgcaccgggctgcccttttttaattatgatgataaaacacacaaaaattatg
Proteins encoded in this window:
- the LOC129877830 gene encoding F-box protein At3g07870-like, which codes for MADCYLPPEIVREILLKLHAKSLLRFTVVCKSWRSLITSSPFISTHLAQTPHSSNTLLVRRYITTRHKEHYSLFQDSKNRPFSLNFTSELHFPFNFQRGYFSIVGSCNGILCLSDDLVGTLRNFVLWNPSIQKFITLPLPLIKPRWRYMSVLGFGADLPETGDYKLVRLVYSKNDGVVYNLPPEIEIYSTNSGVWRRVMGVEIKHYIVEFFLSQAFVNGAVHWIAYDVVPNGGGVRSLVMSFSIADEVFEDVMLPDALVGVIPTDLSIMLFEESLAVVKYEREIDDSLCEVWVMKQYGVLESWSRLYRINLVAGMEEIVGFRNNGEVLFSNKSNNLVSYDPNSGRNRGLGIQGFSCSFHVQNYRESLVLLEGNSVISGRVLERVGDYWLYALSKQ